From the Helianthus annuus cultivar XRQ/B chromosome 17, HanXRQr2.0-SUNRISE, whole genome shotgun sequence genome, the window atcgttgagcactgtactggttatagtctggttttaacaaaaactttttccccttattaaaaccaagttctctataaccaatggctcagataccaatctgtcacacccccaaaatccacacgcggagtatcgccgcatggaggcgtgacatgaccaggatcaagccaccaatcatattgaacaatgtaagtaGTAAATATAAATCAACCAagcaatatgaaaggtgtttcaaaaccaaaaacatagttaagtgtttagcggaagcataattgtaaaccCAATGTgagtattaagtacgaaataaagtaatgtaTTTAGCgtggcacacactgccatgttccacaacgactgcgcctccctgtgcaagctccatgagtacctaacgacctgcaaggcatgtagcaacgaatcaacaacaaagttgagtgagttcacagtgggttgtttagttatagtattcgtttcgtaattcGTATGTTCGTTTGTAACCCATATATCGTATTAATTTGTATTGCGGCCATTCCAGGCCTGTtgtgaagattagtgggggcttcccatgtattactagaccacgcgtattgactgctacgaaaatgtaagaggtgccctaagtcaatgtctatcagcattgaccctttgcccatagtccattagtacacgcccgttcggacgacacggtgtgaggtttgttaaaacTAATAGCGCTATctactaatgacccgctcgccataggcctcggcgattaagtcgataaatgagggacttcaattgATAGAGGTGATGGTCTTATagtcgtgtacgtaggttttacgtatgtgcccttcaatccgaggacagtagtaagtcGTTTAATAGTAATGACAGTTCGTGtagttattcaatcccattcccgacccttgggaatcccatgccttggaaagagtgtgaactcaccttggattgctcggtatgctaaagtatgtgctcacaaacaatcagtcaagtcctaaagtacgcacgtgtacacaatcagtttatattcacgaagttcacgtataagcacaaTCACAGTGGatatttgttggtgcatgtttgtgacaacagcttagatttggtctttggatatcttgtaattagttaaacgataaacagttagcgggtttagctttgtaatagttagttgtaatgtttgggctaaactaaacccatttgggtcaaggggaaacgaattgggctttgcccatgtaggaaaccctagcccaaatagtaaaccttgtgttatataaacaaggttaggctttagggtttaggttgattagtttgatcagttaatcagccaaaacagtttgtgagagaGTATTTTCGTGAGAGCAATTAGGCTTGGACgaaaattagggttagggtttgattgattgtaatacgtttgtttgataatcaatagaaacccggttgaaagtgatttgctgttctacacgttttctgctacaatctgatctagaggattccgcactctaggttagatagacgattctgtgacgatccatagactcaaggggacctacaattggtatcagagcgttaggctcttgattgctcggttcagaattgtgctTGGCAGAAGAAATTTTCGAATTTTGgtgaaacctgaaaattagggttttaaaattttcgaaaatttttaggtgtttgataaaattttcgaaaatttgttggctgttttgatattTTGGTCtgtttgattgctgttttgcaggttttagggtttgcaggactgtttttggttgattgtttgaaggattttggctggaaacacttgaagattcgaagattgttcttcgtgttcttcgctCTGTTTCTTGTTGATTTTCGAAAATCACTGATAATCTGCTTGTTTCGATTTTGCAGGAACTGTTACAAAATCTTAGAAAATCTccgaaaattgaaaaagattgaATTTCCATAAGCTGCCTGGCGAAATTAGTAAATTCGCTGGACCTGCGAATTTAACTGATCCAGCATATTTATCAGCGAATTTGGGATATAATTTCACGGTGATCAGCGAAtttaaaatccaaaggcgactttggtaatcgtgttagtttccacagcgaaattatcacgGTTTCAGCGATTCTACCAGTCGTTATAATAGTGAACTGGTTAACCGGCGAAATTAATCTGAGCGAAATTGGCAGCGAATTTGACCAGCAAATTTAACAGTTCAGCGAATTAACCAGCAAATTTAAACTGATCAGCGAATTTAACCACTGGCCAGCGAATTTAAGCCATAACCAGCGAATTTAGTAGCATATTTAaggggtggaatttcagttggcaagcgtcggaattttttcggtgttttgcaaatagaaattgatccgtaactcgtctggaaaatcccgaattcggtttttgacattatatatcattggattcgtcttttcgagacgattctaacggtataatttggtaaccactgttttcggacaacttttgtacggttttatcagtacggttacggtaaaacgtgtttaaagatgattaaAGTGGACAATGTCGAGAAGTGGCCAAAGCTTACAAATGTTAACGAATATGCTGTCTGGAAAGAGGAGTTTGAATTGGTTGTGAAGAGCGAAGATACCAGAATGTGGTATTGTATTATAGATGGATACATGGCTCCTACACGTCGTGTTGAAGGAAGGACAAAAGTGATttcttatgacaagatggatgaatctgaaaAACTGATGGTTGATGCTGAAAAGAAAGCTTTAGCAGTAATAAAGATGTCTCTGCCTGAGGGAATTAAACATACCATCAAGCACTATGGGACTTCTTATGATCTGTGGGAAGCTTTACGAAAACGATATCAGAATTCATCAAGACAGAGTGTAGGAGATCGTGCGTTAGATGAAGAAGCAGTTGCTGtaaaagaagagaagaagaaagctCTTGAACAGAAGGTTGAGAAGGAGGCTGCTGAAGTTTCAAAGTGTATGAATGATGTGAATGAACTTACAACAGAGGTGAAGGTAACACCAGAACCTGTAAGTCATACGtgtcataattgcactgaactacagggtgaagttgacagactatcggagcaaaacaacattctgttagctgatttggaaaaccgaaaagagttaaatgttcttttgattaaaagagagtcaaactgtttagaaaaactaaaatcaaatgaacaggaaattagcagtttaacaagcaaagtcaatgaactgttacaggtcattgatttggctcgtgaaactgtgaaagaaaagactaacgagctttcagaaaagtgcacagaattggctgatgcacaagccaaaattgtagaacttcagcggaagttacataattttgggaattcttcgttagtcagaactcaaattcaaaaaggtttaaaaaggagtaatgataaaacaggggtgGGGTTTGCTAAAGCTTCACCTTCTGAAAATGAAGACTACTCATTTTTGCcaactgaagatgagctaactgattttgtaaccactgcacatgtagtggatccgatagctgtggacttgccaagtagtccagtttctttgaaagaatctgttgggtctaacagtacacctcataaattggatgaggatactgaagcCAACAAGaccaacacatttaaaaagggatcaaacaaagataaaatatcatgttttaaatgtcacaacaaagggcacgtggcgagttgttgtcctttAAAGAAAGGTAAGCAAAAAGTTGACGAAGTTATGGACGGGAACCAGGTTGGGTCAAGCAATAATGTGAAATCTGAATCTAGTTCAAAAACTTCCAATAAGAAGTTttcgaaaaagagatcgtgcttcaaatgtcacaccaagggacatgtagctagctgctgtcctaacaaagagaatgaagcacaggtgagtgaggagaaaggttcaaattctccaaagaaatctgctcccaagcaaccacagaatgttgttgttggtgtagataaggctgaaaaaggaactcctcaagttcctcgttttcaaagaaatcaacaaagatttcagcctagatctccatcaagcagatatcagagacctagaagcagttcacctaaaatgaacaattttaattcaaataatttcagaggtcaaagtcaatatcaaaatcgataccagaataatggtggtcgaaatttttataacaatggctttagaaattataacaatcaagcttcttggaatcaaaatgtaaggtttcaaaatcaaaatttccaaaggtcaaattgtccaaatgtatataggaaccctcaggaccaaaggcctagtggaaatcaaaatcaaattccaacaggtatgagatccaagactccagttaggagtaatggatattggatggatgttccagtagttggtgaatttggacgacccaagaccattaaggcttgggtcccccaatctaactaatttctaagttagtgtgtgcaggagctgctaaggaggattatcaacttatgttgatagtggctgctctaggcacatgaagggggatgtgagattgttgatatgtatatatattttaaatgatTTAATTTGAAGTTCAAAGTGCAGAGTCGACACAGAAgttaacctggcagatctttatagtaaagcatttgacagggctcgctttgaacatttagtcgaactcaacgggatgaggaatcctgaataactggtttttcataagaatttttgtaaatagtttactgcttttcttaaaaatcaaaaacacaaaaaaattgaaaaatcaaaaacataaaaaaaatagaaaatcaaaaatgagttatcactgtgtgaaaagaagaaatgatagtacatcagcaagttagactgtcacactgaacttgaaattacattgcttaagtgtgatagcagcttcattatatgatgtaccagtaggcaaaagcatgaaataatcaacttaccaatgtgatataaacttaaatgaactgaatatgagtggggaacatatcagtgatgtatggtttaatgaccttaattcttgcgttgatagattgccaaaatctgaagttttgggtctttatactgttgtttcaactagggatatcttggctgtctgtctgttagaacaaaaaattgtacatgaccccaggaaagatagtcacttggaattagctcatttctatttgaatgtctgtatatttcccgatacacacaattttgatctgattctgaaatcttctctgaaaaaagtcgtgtacctcctctgctgcatccagatatatgctgacctggaggtgctaggcaacgacagcttctgctgcatccagatacatgctgacctagctgtacgttgtcgcgctatagatctaatacacccgaaagaggccctctagtgcccaaaagaaacccaataaacctatatcaaactgagaaaatctcatttgatctgtatattataccatctctactaagatctattctgttctcttctcaacctattcccagttaagatttcagaactctggattggacttgtgaaatatgtggtagggaagatacttgcatgatagagtgtgctgtttatatttccaggatttgattagtatttatttgggtgttcatagttaagcaattaaaacatgataaaatagtttatatgcagaactagacatagtcaggatatcttaaagtatgaattcagtatactcacctactacgatgaatctttgtgcataccatgatcgtgggggtatatcctttTGTGGGACACGCtgatatttcagaaaataaaattaccttaacgtatcatacggtaatggtacttgaaatgttcatgcattttgtttaagtggacaaacatactggcaatcgtcttgaactgcttttcacgaaaaattgaataaagaattatatgattgtgtgaaacagtttgattgtgctgatatgatcttcttaccagtgattctcacaaaaatagagtgtttattgtttttgttttttacttgctttcagaaaaatataaaaatccaaaaatagtgtctttttctgtttgaaattcttaacgtacggaaaactgttattcttggaggaattgttactgatagggggagacggtgttagtaagtgagctcaaaattttcaatcaggcaggttcttgtgtgttgagcaAAATGTTTTGCgtgttgatgattttgaaaaagcttaatctgttatacagtttaactaatctcttgaaaaataataatttgtttaacttatgttgaaaaattcttatggtttctcgagatgtttgttttatagtatacagattgaagcagtttgttgctgagaagttgttgTGACGTGttaagatgagagtttgattggatgcatggtagaacctcttttctatattgcagacaagttgaagagttgaagattgctttgcaaatgctgaactggagtttactcaaacgctaacgtgttgaagatttggtgattggatgcatcagcttagggggagtctgttgctgacagtctgttgctgacagaagctattgaagctgaagctatccaaagaccaaagacagtgcaagactgcatgaagattgcaagaagaccgaagacaaagttttgactcaagacaaagtttttatgaagctattgtcaagggggagtttgttggtgcatgtttgtgacaacagcttagatttggtctttggatgtcttgtaattagttaaacgataaacagttagcgggtttagctttgtaatagttagttgtaatgtttgggctaaactaaacccatttgggtcaaggggaaacgaattgggctttgcccatgtaggaaaccctagcccaaatagtaaaccttgtgttatataaacaaggttaggctttagggtttaggttaattagtttgatcagttaatcagccaaaacagtttgtgagagaGTATTTTCGTGAGAGCAATTAGGCTTGGACgaaaattagggttagggtttgattgattgtaatacgtttgtttgataatcaatagaaacccggttgaaagtgatttgctgttctacacgttttctgctacaatctgatctagaggattccgcactctaggttagatagacgattctgtgacgatccatagactcaaggggacctacaatatTGATGCAATGATCACCAAATAGTACAAAACACGTATTCAAGCTCATACAAGTCATGTTtaacacttaacagcagttaactAACTCAGTTAACATTAACAAAATTAAACTAAGTTACTGGACAGTTTACTCATCcggcgaaacacccctgtttAGCCGTGAATAACCTTCGACGAAACACCGTGGTTCATCGTGTTTACCCATGACGAATCACCCTTCGTTTCGTCATAACTACCCTCGGTGAAACACCCCCTATTTCGCCGTGTCTGATTCGTGGTGACCAATGTTGACGAAACACATCAGTGTATCGCCGACATCTGCGTTTCGTAAATGAATCAGTTACGTCACGTAATAGTTAGTTGTACAGACACCCTAATCATCATTATTCGCCGTTCATACAGTCATCATACAATAATCATTGATCATACCAGTTACATCATGGCACATAATATCTAGTATGAACCCTAAATATCAACAACAATTACATAATAACTAAATCATGATTTGTACGATACTAAAACATTGATTTATACAAAATGCATCATTTATTCACTAGATCGATCAGAATATACGACAACAGTTGAATATGGTCAGTAGGCATAACACAACCGATCATATCATCAGATTATAAGAATCCCCATCATACTAATCAATTTAAACAACGACAAAAACCACATCACAACCGATACGCATATATGTGCACATCATTCGCAATAACATGTATGTTTAACAAGCATCCAAAGCATAACAACAATCAAATCACCAGGACGGAATACTAACCAAATATGATACGAGACTAGCAAGGGTTTGGGAGAGAGAGAAAACGCCAAGAACATCGAGTGAATGAGAGCAGCCGTCTGATGGCAGAGAGGGGAATCTAGGTTTTCGGTTTTGGTGATGAGTTTCACAAATGAAACTGTTTTGTGAGATAAAACTCACGTAACAGAGTTGGGCCCTTAACTGGGCTTCGGCGTAACTGGGCTCGGTGAAACGCCCTGTTTCGTCGAGGTGAAGATGACGAAACGACCTGTTTCATCGAAATGATTTATGGCGAAACACAGTTGTTTCGTCGGGTTGGTTGATGGCGAAACAATCTGTTTCGTCGGGTTGGTTGATGGCGAAACACTCTTGTTTCGTCGAGTCTAATTTCAATAGTTATGCAAGTatacaagttcaagttcatgaaatcaaaCAAACCAAACACTTTACTCATGTTAAGCACATAACATATCAAACAACCATCTCATCTTATAATTTagtgtacagttacaagtcaaacaatcaagcaactaaacagttaacgtgcaattaatgcgaatatggaatcttggaaactcgagttgtcacattaaaTTCATGGGATACGAAGCTATGGTCGGCACTGGTATCAAATAACATAGATGCAAAATTTTGGTTGTCAGGGAACGTACCAGCAACCACATCTGGATCTTGGCGTGCTTCACGAGTTCTGATGTTGGAGGCTCCTTCACGGTCTTGGTTACttctccttgggcaatcttttcTAAAGTGCCCCACGTTTGTAACAGCCCAGAACCTTATCATTATTATTTCCGCCTTGGTTGTTGTCACCACTTCCTCCTTTTATGGGACTCTTTGTTCAACGGGCATCCTTGTTGTATCCCCACATTCCACATCTACCGCACTTAGGCTTCTTGCATCGACCCTCATGGTGAAATTTGCACTTTTCACATTTCAGCTTAGTTCCCAAGTAAATCTTATCATCGGCTTGGttgttgttagggcaatctttcttgaaatgtcCTTTGTCCCCAtagtcaaaacaacctcgaatatGTTTTGTTCATCATTGGCCTTATTTCGATAGTCGTTGTTGCCATTGTTTACTTCGTGATTTCCGTCGCCATCTTGACCTTCGTTTCCATGTCCCGTACCATTCTGACACGTCTCCTTGACATGCCCTACTTTGTCGCAGACATTACTTCTTCCCTCCCTACATGGTCCAACATGGGGAAATGGGCAGTTATTGCACTTAGGTAGGATGCCCCTGTATTCCTTTTTCTTTTTGGCTTTGTTCTCGTCATTCGTTCGGGTATCCTCCTGGGAGTCCgtgaacttccttttgttctttccggATGATTCTACATGTGTTTCCTTCTTATCGTCAGGGTTTGAAGGCTTTTCCAGTCTAATCACTCCTTTACGGAGTGCCACAATTAATTTGATCACATCGATAGCTGTTGGCGGAGCTGATTCCATCATTAAGCGCAGGATCTGAGGCGCCAGTCCCCAGATGAATGGCTCCCCCCTTTCCATCTCTGATTCCACTAGGTATGGAATAACTCACGACAAATCGTGAAGTCTCTGCACGTACTCCGCCACTTTTGGACCTTCCATCATTAGCTTCCAGAATTCGAATCCTAGCTTCTGGATCGCCATTTGAGAACAATACTCCTTACGCATCATTTCCTTCAGCTCACCCCATGTTAAAACATTCGTAGCAGGCCTGCCCATTGTTTGAATATGAGAGTTCCACCATGTCCAGGCCCTATCTTGAAACAATCCTGACGCATATAGGACTTGTTGCTCTGGCATACATCCGCTCATCCGAAAAACAGAATCCATGTCTTCAGTCCATTTCGCAAAGGCTATGGCAACTCCAGTGCCTTCGAAATTCGGAGGCTTGCAATCAAGGAACTGCAAGTAGGTAcaaccatgaggtgggttgttttCGGAGGTACCCCTGCTGGGTTCAGAGCgcagggcctcgtgctgtgctacTGCTTGTGCGACGTGCACTTGTAGCTCTGCCTCGGTCATGAGGAGCTGAATGATCTTTGGGACATATTCTACGAAAAGTTTGGGTTGGTCAGGTATCATTTGTTCAGGGAGTGTAAATAGTCATTTAGAGATCATATGTATTTATACGAAATAAATCATCATATCAATACGTCAAGCAACATCATACTCATAGCGTAAGCAAGCAAATGGAATCAAGTTTAATGAGAGTATAACAAACAAACATGTATATCCCAATCATAGCACATTCTTGTTATATTAGTAGCACGTTTAACGAGCACATTACGATTAGGCTTTCATTAAGCAGGTAAGCACATTGCATCATAATTATAGCATAAGCAAGTAATTCAACAATGTATATAATGAGGATGTTGCGATTGAGCTTCCATATATCAATGACCACAAGTACAGTTTTACAAGTTCTACAATGTATCAAACATCAAAAGGGACTATAGGGTCACATCTCCCTTGTCCAAATCGTCTAACAAACTACATCAGTTAAAAGTCACACTGTGGTCTTCGAAAAGCTGTGCAATCTGGGCTCAATAGCTGAACTCTCATCAAAAGTATGCTATCTGCATAAGACCAAAAACTACTACgctgatggtggaggaggaggaggtggaggaactAAAAGTAACCTACGCAGATGCGCTAAATCCTCCTCAAGTGCATGAACGATTCGCAACAGATAGCTAATCTGTTGCTCCATAGTAAGAAAGCGAGCATCAAAATATGGGTATGGCAGAAGTGGAGCCAGTGGAGTCACAAATGGTAACTGACAAGGACAAGGTGGGGAACGCGGAACCCTCTCTAACTCCATGACTCTCTGACATAACATCTCCTGCTGGAGCTATAACGATAAAAGCAGATCATCCCTCTTGCATCCAGTGTAATGTGAAGGATGATATGGATCAGAAACAGGCATCGTGTTGGGCGGAAACCAAATCAGTGGCTCGCCCGATGGTGCAGAAACAAAAGGTGCAGTATGTGTAGCAGGTGCAAACGGTGGCATGAAAGGAAAGGTTTCTGACACGGGTGGTATATGACTGGACTGCTGACTCGATGgaccttcccctggacggggaggAGGGATATCCTGAGGAAATGTGATCGGTAGATCTGTGCGGTGAATGTCAGACTCATGTGGGTGAAATGGGGCGATATCAACGAGTGCCTGGGTAGATGCAGGTGGGGGAGTAAAGGGTCGAACAAAAGGAGGGTAGTCGTCGTCGTCCTCAATCCACCTATTGCGGGTGTGAGCATACCAGGGGTCTACATGGGTAGCAAAAGGAGCATGATCAATAAGTGCAGGTATCGGGTCAGGCAGATGTGGTGCAACAACTAGTGCATCGACAGGTACTGGATCGTGCTCAGGTAAGGGATCGTGTGCTAGTGTAGGCTCTGGTGCAATCTCAGGCTCAGGGTCAGCTGGAGCATACTCAAGATCAGCGGGTATATGAAAGAGCTGATCGTCAGGAATGATAGGTGCCTCAAAAGGCTGCTCGTATGGGACAAACTCAATCTCATGATCCGGGTCAAAGTCGTGTGGAAAGATAGGTGCGGCAGACATCGCTGTGTCGGAATCAGTGTTTGTGGGATAATGTTGCATGCCCCGTGGGTGTAAAGTAGCAGATGATACGGACTCGAATGAGTCAGGACCTGAATGGTCAGATGAGATCTCAACAGCAGGAATCTCGACCAACGGAACAACAATAATATTAGCGACTGGAATCTCAATAAGAGGGATAACAACATCATCATTGACTGGAATATCTGCAAGTGGGATAgcgacatcatcatcatcaatcggAGCCCCACCCTCCTGGGCATCCTCAACGGAACCCTCGATGAAAAGATCGATGTCGTCGTCAGACATAGCATCAAGAAGCAGATCCTCAAGAGGAAATGCAGCGAGAGGAAAAGGAGCAGGGATCGGAACAAGAAGTAGATCCCCATCAGGAAAACCATCAGCTATAGGTATGTCATCTCCAAAATCTGGTTAAGCGAAGGGATGAAAGTCATCATCGTCGTCGCTTGTGGTATCAGATGTAAAAACCTCAGGGTCTGTGGCTATCTCATCATCCGAGACTATGGCCATTGGGTCTATGGTATCTGATACTCCACTATCAGAAGAGGACATGGTATTTGTGACAAAGCAATCATACATATGCATATATATTAACAAccatcaaataagcatgtaagtaataacaatgtaagcatgtattcatcctagtctccccagactatcccacccagcctttcagactgaacttcctagtctctcagactaaaactccccagtctctaagactcaattTCCCTAGTCTCAAAGACTAAACcaccccagtctctaagactgaacctccccagtctctaagactgaacctccctcagtctctaagactaaacctcccttagtctctaagactgaacctccctcagtctctaagactgaattgcAAACATAACTCTGAAATGTGTTTTGTggatttgtttgtaaaaatgtttgtttttgggATCTGGACGTTTGGTGTATACGTGAAAacatgtttgaaaacattttcgtgagagccctaatgatcgtagtctagaatcgagaaggaatcctagttcgctacgatcgaagctctgataccaagctgtcacaccctgaattttgtggaagcgtggttatttggtgtgactttttaataccatagcaatcaatcataacaatgctatatgataaaaacatgagatgttcatccattaataaagtttagaaaataccacaacatactTGTCTTGAAACACATCGAcaccaaaataagttacaaaccataacatgtttaactgagttcataaagactccacaaaagactttaaataaaacctgagtttagaaacatgtatcccgtccaggattCGGATACACCCCCCTAAACTCAACAACCATGGATAACATCTCTTATTTCACGACGCAGCTTGAAACACATgc encodes:
- the LOC110925192 gene encoding zinc finger protein jing homolog, with protein sequence MSDDDIDLFIEGSVEDAQEGGAPIDDDDVAIPLADIPVNDDVVIPLIEIPVANIIVVPLVEIPAVEISSDHSGPDSFESVSSATLHPRGMQHYPTNTDSDTAMSAAPIFPHDFDPDHEIEFVPYEQPFEAPIIPDDQLFHIPADLEYAPADPEPEIAPEPTLAHDPLPEHDPVPVDALVVAPHLPDPIPALIDHAPFATHVDPWYAHTRNRWIEDDDDYPPFVRPFTPPPASTQALVDIAPFHPHESDIHRTDLPITFPQDIPPPRPGEGPSSQQSSHIPPVSETFPFMPPFAPATHTAPFVSAPSGEPLIWFPPNTMPVSDPYHPSHYTGCKRDDLLLSL